Proteins co-encoded in one Cydia splendana chromosome 11, ilCydSple1.2, whole genome shotgun sequence genomic window:
- the LOC134795180 gene encoding uncharacterized protein LOC134795180, translating to MSANNSPFGRSSKIQRSPPSTPVPPNTGNENAQPTSARDQTSLDPVPTSEIQNWMSTIDKSLSEICSISTEGKLNSDQKLRIHNLCRKVSHGSANLAVLYQGLKAKALVNHCTLQTLQEKQDLSDSFRALKDSIDNTNRPATHALSFADMVKTSNKNEIRPNNLSSVAIYPKDQSKSSEETKNLVQKIINPEEMKLHVRALRKVKNGGVIISTDTKDDIEKLKLTFKNTSLNLTIDEPFKRRPRVVIVGVPSALRDQEVYNCLYEQNIADKFPELTRENFLASIKLSHKSGKKDAESCNYVIEVPAYIRRALISQNRAFINWSSCPVRDFTTVTKCFKCHFYGHAAKTCKQSEPTCGHCSNLGHSEKDCLFKAEYPKCASCSLFKKPNGHITGDPDCPVRKMAERRYINSIDYGEG from the coding sequence ATGAGTGCTAATAACAGCCCGTTTGGCAGAAGTTCCAAAATTCAGCGTTCCCCGCCATCAACACCAGTGCCACCGAATACCGGAAATGAAAATGCACAACCAACGAGCGCAAGAGACCAGACCAGTCTTGACCCGGTACCAACATCAGAGATTCAGAATTGGATGAGCACCATAGATAAATCTCTTAGTGAAATCTGCAGCATATCGACGGAAGGCAAATTGAACTCCGACCAAAAACTCAGGATCCACAATCTTTGCCGAAAGGTTTCCCACGGTTCCGCAAATTTGGCAGTTCTTTATCAAGGCCTTAAAGCAAAGGCACTCGTTAACCACTGCACTCTTCAGACGCTTCAAGAAAAACAAGACCTATCAGACAGTTTCCGAGCCCTCAAGGACAGTATCGATAACACTAACAGACCGGCTACACACGCACTTTCTTTTGCCGATATGGTGAAAACCAGTAACAAAAACGAAATTCGTCCTAATAATTTGAGCTCAGTCGCAATTTATCCTAAAGATCAGTCGAAGTCAAGCGAGGAAACGAAAAACCTAgtacaaaaaattattaatCCTGAAGAAATGAAACTGCACGTAAGAGCGCTGCGTAAAGTTAAAAATGGCGGTGTTATCATCAGCACTGATACTAAGGACGACATAGAAAAATTGAAATTGACATTTAAAAACACATCCCTGAATCTCACCATCGATGAACCCTTCAAGCGCAGGCCCAGAGTTGTAATAGTAGGTGTACCATCGGCTCTACGGGATCAAGAGGTCTACAATTGTTTATATGAACAGAATATAGCCGACAAGTTTCCAGAACTAACTCGGGAAAATTTCTTAGCGTCTATCAAATTAAGCCATAAGTCGGGTAAGAAAGATGCAGAGTCCTGTAACTACGTGATAGAAGTTCCAGCCTATATACGACGCGCTCTCATATCTCAAAACCGAGCTTTCATCAACTGGTCATCGTGTCCTGTCAGAGACTTCACAACTGTTACAAAGTGTTTCAAGTGCCATTTTTACGGCCATGCTGCCAAAACATGCAAGCAATCAGAGCCCACCTGTGGACATTGCAGTAATCTAGGGCACTCGGAAAAGGATTGCCTATTTAAAGCAGAATATCCCAAATGCGCATCATGCAGTCTCTTCAAAAAACCCAATGGTCATATAACTGGGGACCCTGACTGTCCCGTCAGGAAAATGGCCGAACGACGGTACATAAACTCGATTGATTATGGGGAGGGCTAA